One Micromonospora sp. WMMD1120 genomic region harbors:
- a CDS encoding O-antigen ligase family protein, with amino-acid sequence MRVPIVAPTVLLTGGGLGAVVTVVTLLPGPVGLAASVGVLSWGVFLLWPWTVLPVGIIGGAVVGVLLSGGDVRGYIAVKVLLLAAGGAALAVRHWLRVETPGRRTAADLGMLSLIGVTVVAAAYGLAVGNLPAEVLVAAYQVATIPVYFFVATHTLTTPRRIISAGILYVALAGVFSAISVAAPGRHGGLITLMAIPALIWLAGRLAGWRRVGVLLLGGFFAVDVLLASYRGIWLAAALTVLIMLVRGGRTVRAGLAATAAAAVAVAAVLALQPGVRERAGEVTKGFEQSAGYRGVESAVGLSVFADQPLVGAGLGQTTRDIYLSGFTFTDVGPVYHAFYVTVLANLGLVGLLFVLWPIVRSVRVGLGDRDGIALPLAALSCGFLAAALFAAPTDGHWELGLLPALTLLTAHHGRARRRRLARSAPPLAPVASGVTA; translated from the coding sequence ATGAGAGTGCCGATCGTCGCGCCCACGGTGCTGCTCACCGGCGGCGGCCTGGGGGCCGTGGTCACAGTGGTCACCCTGCTGCCCGGACCGGTCGGCCTGGCCGCCAGCGTCGGGGTGCTGAGTTGGGGCGTGTTCCTGCTCTGGCCGTGGACCGTGCTGCCGGTGGGCATCATCGGCGGGGCCGTCGTCGGGGTCCTGCTCAGCGGCGGCGACGTGCGCGGATACATCGCGGTGAAGGTGCTGCTGCTGGCCGCCGGCGGCGCCGCGCTCGCCGTACGGCACTGGTTGCGGGTGGAGACGCCGGGCCGACGTACCGCCGCCGACCTGGGGATGCTCAGCCTGATCGGGGTGACGGTGGTGGCGGCGGCCTACGGCCTGGCCGTCGGGAACCTTCCGGCGGAGGTGCTGGTCGCCGCGTACCAGGTGGCCACGATCCCGGTGTACTTCTTCGTCGCCACCCACACCCTGACCACGCCCCGCCGGATCATCTCCGCCGGCATTCTCTACGTGGCCCTGGCCGGCGTCTTCAGCGCCATCTCGGTGGCCGCGCCGGGGCGGCACGGCGGGCTGATCACCCTCATGGCGATTCCGGCGCTGATCTGGCTCGCCGGGAGGCTGGCGGGGTGGCGGCGGGTCGGCGTCCTGCTGCTCGGTGGGTTCTTCGCCGTCGACGTGCTCCTCGCGTCGTACCGGGGAATCTGGCTCGCGGCGGCGCTCACCGTGCTGATCATGCTGGTCCGCGGCGGCCGCACGGTCCGCGCCGGCCTGGCCGCCACCGCCGCGGCGGCGGTCGCGGTGGCGGCGGTGCTGGCCCTGCAACCGGGGGTACGCGAGCGCGCCGGCGAGGTCACCAAGGGGTTCGAGCAGTCCGCCGGCTACCGGGGGGTCGAGTCCGCCGTCGGCCTGAGCGTCTTCGCCGACCAACCACTCGTCGGCGCCGGGCTCGGGCAGACCACCAGGGACATCTACCTGTCCGGCTTCACGTTCACCGACGTCGGTCCGGTGTACCACGCCTTCTACGTCACGGTGCTCGCCAACCTCGGTCTGGTCGGTCTGCTGTTCGTCCTCTGGCCGATAGTGCGCAGTGTCCGCGTCGGCCTGGGCGACCGGGACGGGATCGCGCTGCCGCTCGCGGCGCTGTCCTGCGGGTTCCTGGCCGCCGCCCTCTTCGCGGCGCCCACCGACGGGCACTGGGAGCTGGGCCTCCTGCCGGCGCTGACACTGCTCACCGCGCACCACGGACGGGCCCGGCGGCGGCGACTCGCGCGGTCCGCGCCGCCGCTCGCCCCGGTCGCGTCGGGAGTCACCGCGTGA
- a CDS encoding glycosyltransferase family 2 protein, with amino-acid sequence MSPADATAIVVTHNSAGQIVANLHALRRAGVPVRLVDNASTDGTVALVRRYFPEVTVLASATNSGFASAVNRAAAGVDTDVVLLVNPDCVVAPGTVAELVRVLRSRDSVGIVGPRLIDAHGRVAISAHRFESLATVLASRFGGALVPVALRRLFGGRQRRAAYDACVRGARPVTVDWVSGACLAVRREVLEAVGGLDEGYFLYYEDEELCLQATRRGAGVLYVPTVTAVHTGGASSSDPTWIWPHLYRSMLRFFARHRAGTLRAVRGAVLLRALIGIGLAGVRMPLQPRAGTARLRAWTRVGRIAVNPIETRGEA; translated from the coding sequence GTGAGCCCCGCCGACGCCACCGCCATCGTGGTCACGCACAACTCGGCGGGACAGATAGTGGCCAACCTGCACGCGCTGCGCCGGGCGGGGGTACCGGTGCGGCTGGTGGACAACGCCTCCACCGACGGCACCGTCGCGCTCGTGCGGCGCTACTTCCCGGAGGTGACGGTCCTCGCCAGCGCGACGAACAGCGGGTTCGCCAGCGCGGTGAACCGGGCCGCGGCCGGCGTCGACACCGACGTCGTCCTGCTGGTCAACCCGGACTGCGTGGTCGCCCCCGGCACCGTGGCGGAGCTGGTCCGGGTGCTGCGCAGCCGCGACTCGGTGGGCATCGTCGGCCCGCGCCTGATCGACGCGCACGGCCGGGTCGCGATCAGCGCCCACCGGTTCGAGTCGCTGGCGACCGTGCTGGCCAGTCGGTTCGGTGGGGCGTTGGTGCCGGTCGCGCTCCGCCGGCTGTTCGGCGGACGGCAGCGCCGGGCGGCGTACGACGCCTGTGTGCGGGGCGCGCGGCCGGTGACTGTGGACTGGGTGTCCGGCGCCTGCCTGGCGGTACGCCGGGAGGTGCTCGAGGCCGTCGGCGGCCTCGACGAGGGCTACTTCCTGTACTACGAGGACGAGGAGCTGTGCCTCCAGGCCACCCGGCGGGGGGCCGGGGTGCTGTACGTGCCGACCGTGACCGCGGTGCACACCGGCGGCGCGAGCAGCTCCGACCCGACCTGGATCTGGCCCCACCTGTACCGCAGCATGCTGCGGTTCTTCGCCCGCCACCGCGCCGGCACCCTGCGGGCCGTACGCGGAGCGGTGCTGCTGCGCGCGCTGATCGGTATCGGACTGGCCGGGGTGCGGATGCCACTGCAACCCCGGGCCGGGACGGCACGGTTGCGGGCCTGGACCCGCGTCGGCCGGATCGCCGTCAACCCCATCGAGACGAGAGGAGAAGCGTGA
- a CDS encoding glycosyltransferase family 4 protein — MHVLTTVVGKRTEHWTDLFDVLCEQPDVTLSVLAADVSPGTRRELARLARRHPRLRYHIVGHLLGESLTGHMASVLFRLPGNHDVTTARPDILHVIGEAAYLTTWQALRLRQRCWAGVPTTLYAAQNVVTRFPVPFPRIERQSYLSVNHAFPITPAALNVLRIKGYRGPATIVPLGVDTRIFRPLPTEPAAHPFTVGFVGRFEPHKGVVDLLRAAELIDCDVALVGDGSLTGEIERAAARRPGRVHRHGWAGHDELPALLNAMDVLAMPSVEVVQRNTVPWIGIPLREQFGRVLVEAMACGVPVVGSDVGEIPYVVGEAGLVFPAGDVSALADRLARLRDDPALAGELANRGLRRAGAEFGWDRVADTLCTTWRGLLSPTGSTRTPPVDTGQPTREAIT, encoded by the coding sequence ATGCACGTCCTGACCACTGTCGTCGGCAAGCGCACCGAACACTGGACCGACCTGTTCGACGTCCTGTGTGAGCAGCCCGACGTCACGCTCAGCGTGCTCGCCGCGGACGTGTCCCCGGGAACGCGACGCGAGTTGGCCCGGCTGGCCCGACGGCACCCCCGGCTGCGGTACCACATCGTCGGGCACCTGCTCGGTGAGTCGCTGACCGGGCACATGGCCTCGGTGCTGTTCCGGTTGCCCGGCAACCACGACGTGACCACCGCCCGACCCGACATCCTGCACGTCATCGGGGAGGCGGCGTACCTCACCACCTGGCAGGCCCTGCGGCTGCGGCAGCGGTGCTGGGCCGGGGTGCCCACCACGTTGTACGCCGCGCAGAACGTGGTCACCCGGTTCCCGGTGCCGTTCCCCCGGATCGAGCGGCAGTCGTACCTGTCCGTCAACCACGCCTTCCCGATCACGCCCGCGGCGCTGAACGTGCTGCGGATCAAGGGCTACCGGGGTCCGGCGACGATAGTGCCGCTCGGCGTCGACACCCGGATCTTCCGCCCGCTGCCCACCGAGCCGGCCGCCCACCCCTTCACCGTCGGCTTCGTCGGCCGGTTCGAGCCGCACAAGGGCGTCGTCGACCTGCTGCGCGCGGCCGAGTTGATCGACTGTGACGTGGCGCTGGTCGGCGACGGCAGCCTGACCGGTGAGATCGAGCGCGCCGCCGCGCGCCGGCCCGGCCGGGTGCACCGGCACGGCTGGGCCGGGCACGACGAGTTGCCCGCGCTGCTCAACGCGATGGACGTGCTGGCGATGCCGTCGGTCGAGGTGGTGCAGCGCAACACGGTGCCGTGGATCGGCATCCCGCTGCGCGAGCAGTTCGGCCGGGTGCTGGTGGAGGCGATGGCGTGCGGCGTACCCGTCGTGGGCAGCGACGTCGGCGAGATCCCGTACGTGGTGGGCGAGGCCGGTCTGGTCTTCCCGGCCGGCGACGTCTCCGCGCTGGCCGACCGCCTGGCGCGGCTGCGCGACGATCCCGCTCTCGCCGGTGAGCTGGCCAACCGGGGGCTGCGCCGGGCCGGCGCCGAGTTCGGCTGGGACCGCGTCGCCGACACCCTCTGCACGACCTGGCGTGGGCTGCTGTCCCCGACCGGGTCCACCCGCACACCGCCCGTCGACACCGGGCAACCAACCAGAGAGGCGATCACCTGA
- a CDS encoding TylF/MycF family methyltransferase — protein sequence MSEMLVPAQASKPTLDDPRALYCDLLKKALTRYVFRETWMPYQPRQGSLHGRLYQRGRHLLQRRGLELVLRFPFDAEARATGRDWPPEAETMIGLRRLDNLERCIADVLDRGVPGDLIETGVWRGGATIFMRGMLRAYGDRDRTVWVADSFRGLPKPDPRRVEDVEDALWQQPFLAVSLEQVRANFERYGLLDDRVRFLKGWFEDTLPDAPVERVAVMRLDGDLYDSTMVALRSLYPKLSVGGYVIIDDYHAVRGCKQAVDDFRAEHGIVDELHQVDWTCRYWRRSR from the coding sequence ATGAGTGAGATGTTGGTGCCCGCGCAGGCGTCGAAGCCGACGCTCGACGACCCTCGCGCGCTCTACTGCGACCTGCTGAAGAAGGCGCTGACCAGGTACGTCTTCCGCGAGACGTGGATGCCCTACCAGCCCCGCCAGGGGTCCCTGCACGGCCGGCTCTACCAGCGCGGCCGGCACCTGCTGCAACGCAGGGGACTGGAGCTGGTGCTCCGGTTCCCGTTCGACGCGGAGGCACGGGCCACCGGCCGGGACTGGCCGCCGGAGGCGGAGACCATGATCGGCCTACGCCGGCTGGACAACCTGGAGCGGTGCATCGCCGACGTGCTGGACCGGGGCGTGCCCGGCGACCTGATCGAAACCGGTGTCTGGCGGGGTGGCGCGACGATCTTCATGCGCGGGATGCTGCGCGCGTACGGCGACCGGGACCGCACCGTGTGGGTCGCCGACTCGTTCCGCGGCCTGCCGAAGCCGGACCCGCGGCGGGTCGAGGATGTCGAGGACGCGCTCTGGCAGCAGCCCTTCCTGGCGGTGTCGTTGGAGCAGGTGAGGGCGAACTTCGAGCGGTACGGGCTGCTCGACGACCGGGTGCGTTTCCTCAAGGGTTGGTTCGAGGACACCCTGCCGGACGCTCCGGTGGAGCGGGTCGCGGTGATGCGTCTCGACGGCGACCTCTACGACTCCACGATGGTCGCGCTGCGCTCGCTCTACCCGAAGCTGTCCGTCGGCGGGTACGTCATCATCGACGACTACCACGCGGTGCGCGGCTGCAAGCAGGCCGTCGACGACTTCCGTGCGGAGCACGGCATCGTCGACGAGTTGCACCAGGTGGACTGGACGTGCCGGTACTGGCGGCGGTCGCGCTAG
- a CDS encoding LCP family protein — MVVGTPSRVVPPTSRWRSMAGWKKAGIALLVLLAVLCAGLVAAGFGLKHRYESRVQRQDILGPGTGPRDERRWESGPLNLLLLGSDSRDGEPDQGRYPGQRSDTIMLVHVNAARDGATVVSIPRDSYVDVPAAGEAWAGGPNKINAAFAFGGPALAAETVAKLTGLPLDGVLVANFAAVRKLVDAVEGVTVCLPYTVTSSDTGVTWPVGCHNLDGKAADDLMRQRHGVPGGDFGRIHDQQLVVRAIAERVTATSLLTSPTRLDRVLTTAAESLIVDRDLNLTDLALALRRVKPESVQFVTVPFSDPNLQTPAGSAVRLDEARAPALFAALREDRVAQWLAANPQTPPAN; from the coding sequence ATGGTGGTCGGTACCCCCAGCCGGGTGGTCCCGCCGACGTCCCGGTGGCGGTCGATGGCGGGCTGGAAGAAGGCGGGCATCGCCCTGCTCGTCCTGCTCGCCGTGCTCTGCGCGGGCCTGGTCGCGGCCGGCTTCGGCCTCAAGCACCGGTACGAGAGCCGGGTGCAGCGCCAGGACATCCTCGGACCGGGCACCGGCCCGCGCGACGAGCGGCGGTGGGAGTCGGGCCCGCTCAACCTCCTGTTGCTGGGGTCGGACTCCCGCGACGGCGAGCCGGACCAGGGCCGCTACCCGGGGCAACGGTCGGACACGATCATGCTGGTGCACGTGAACGCCGCGCGCGACGGCGCCACTGTCGTCTCCATCCCCCGGGACAGCTACGTCGACGTGCCGGCGGCGGGGGAGGCCTGGGCCGGCGGACCGAACAAGATCAACGCGGCGTTCGCGTTCGGCGGCCCCGCGTTGGCCGCCGAGACGGTCGCCAAGCTCACCGGCCTGCCCCTCGACGGCGTGCTGGTGGCGAACTTCGCCGCCGTACGCAAGCTCGTGGACGCCGTGGAGGGCGTCACCGTCTGCCTGCCGTACACCGTCACGTCCTCGGACACCGGCGTGACCTGGCCGGTCGGATGCCACAACCTGGACGGCAAGGCGGCCGACGACCTGATGCGGCAGCGGCACGGCGTGCCCGGCGGTGACTTCGGGCGGATCCACGACCAGCAGTTGGTGGTGCGCGCCATCGCCGAGCGGGTCACCGCGACGAGCCTGCTCACCAGCCCGACCCGGCTCGACCGGGTGCTCACCACGGCGGCCGAGTCGCTGATCGTCGACCGCGACCTGAACCTGACCGACCTCGCCCTCGCGCTGCGACGGGTGAAGCCCGAGTCGGTGCAGTTCGTCACCGTCCCGTTCAGCGACCCCAACCTGCAGACCCCGGCCGGGTCGGCGGTGCGACTGGACGAGGCGCGGGCCCCGGCGCTCTTCGCCGCGCTGCGCGAGGACCGCGTGGCGCAGTGGCTCGCCGCGAACCCGCAGACGCCACCGGCCAACTAG
- a CDS encoding peptidase, producing MYGVPTKGPHIGGGLAATGVAIQSWLLVGVGLVVLGVALWLVAMLGRER from the coding sequence ATGTACGGAGTACCTACCAAGGGGCCACACATCGGCGGCGGCCTCGCCGCCACCGGGGTCGCCATCCAGTCCTGGCTGCTGGTCGGCGTCGGACTGGTCGTGCTGGGCGTGGCGTTGTGGCTCGTCGCCATGCTGGGTCGCGAGCGATGA